The Cucumis melo cultivar AY chromosome 6, USDA_Cmelo_AY_1.0, whole genome shotgun sequence genome includes a region encoding these proteins:
- the LOC103491113 gene encoding uncharacterized protein LOC103491113 codes for MAISFLLRRTSPRHLFQPPLRSSSSSSSSSPLVRNLCSLLFRDSTSCNRPNSCPSYTRSFVSIPEGGSSALGSDTRVPATVITGFLGAGKTTLLNHILTSQHGKRIAVIENEFGEVDIDGSLVASHSSVAEEIVMVNNGCLCCTVRGDLVKMLLELVKKKRDKFDHIVIETTGLAKPGPVIETFCTDELVSRYVKLDGVVTLVDSKHAMQHLNEVKPRFVVNEAVEQVAYADRIIMNKIDLVSPEELKQLTQKIKRINAMAQVKLTKFGSVDIDFVLGVGGYDLDRIDSQVEANTCSGDHKHEAQHEHHKGHDHLHHHHHDHVHDSAVSSVSIVSEGLLDLDEVDDWLERLIEEKGDDLYRMKGVLSVNGYDQRYVFQGVHSILDGCPGKAWGSDEQRINKLVFIGKNLDETALRKGFKGCLI; via the exons ATGGCgatttcatttcttcttcgAAGAACTTCACCCAGACACCTCTTTCAACCTCCCCtccgttcttcttcttcttcttcttcttcttctccacttGTCCGAAACCTCTGTTCCCTTCTTTTCCGTGATTCCACTTCATGTAATCGTCCAAATTCTTGCCCTTCATACACCAGAAGTTTTGTCTCTATTCCTGAAGGTGGTTCCTCTGCTCTCGGTTCTGATACTCGCGTTCCTGCCACTGTGATCACTGGCTTTCTCGGTGCTGGAAAG ACGACCCTCCTCAATCATATTCTGACATCTCAACATGGCAAGCGAATTGCGGTAATCGAAAATGAG TTTGGTGAGGTGGATATTGATGGATCTTTGGTTGCCAGTCACTCTTCTGTAGCTGAAGAAATTGTTATGGTTAATAATGGATGCCTTTGCTGCACCGTGCGAGGTGATCTGGTTAAAATGCTCTTGGAGTTGGTCAAGAAAAAACGAGACAAGTTTGATCATATTGTTATTGAAACCACAG GCCTTGCTAAGCCAGGTCCAGTTATAGAAACATTTTGTACAGATGAACTAGTTTCACGTTATGTCAAACTCGATGGTGTTGTAACTTTAGTAGACTCCAAACATGCCATGCAACACTTGAATGAAGTGAAACCAAGATTTGTGGTGAACGAGGCTGTAGAACAAGTTGCATATGCTGATAGGATTATAATGAACAAG ATTGATCTTGTAAGTCCAGAAGAATTGAAGCAACTGACACAGAAGATTAAG CGAATTAATGCAATGGCCCAAGTTAAGTTGACTAAGTTTGGATCTGTTGACATCGACTTTGTATTAGGAGTGGGTGGATATGATCTGGACAG AATTGATTCTCAAGTTGAAGCCAACACTTGTTCTGGAGACCACAAACATGAAGCTCAACATG AGCACCATAAGGGACACgatcatcttcatcatcatcatcacgACCACGTTCACGATTCTGCTGTGTCTAGTGTCAGCATTGTTTCGGAGGGATTACTTGACCTTGATGAG GTTGACGATTGGCTCGAGCGATTGATCGAAGAGAAAGGAGATGACTTGTATAGAATGAAAGGGGTGTTGAGTGTAAATGGTTATGACCAACGTTACGTCTTTCAG GGAGTGCATTCTATCTTGGATGGGTGCCCAGGCAAAGCATGGGGCTCTGATGAACAGAGGATTAACAAGTTGGTTTTCATAGGAAAGAATTTGGACGAAACTGCCCTTAGAAAAGGTTTTAAAGGTTGTTTAATTTGA
- the LOC103490732 gene encoding protein LPA3 isoform X2 has translation MHFSNANFASSSTISTAVLPLPSPKLACFRISHQKTHRSFVSSSMFEFMPRRNLRVLPPSLSNRQNSNASTDLDVPFPRDYSDLLNQAKKATEAALRDNKQLMEIEFPTAGLESVPGDGEGGIEMTESMQLIRQFCDCFIDPLKATRTRVFFPEANEVKFARNTAFEGVSFKLDYLTKPSFFEDFGFVEKVKMADRVKPEDELFLVAYPYFNVNEMLVVEELYKEAVQNTTRKLIIFNGELDRIRSGYYPPFFYPKLAALMKTLFPKMETVYYIHNFKGQKGGVLFRSYPGPWKVLRKVRNKFVCVHQQEEMPSLKEVALNILPSS, from the exons ATGCATTTCTCCAACGCCAATTTTGCTTCTTCCTCTACCATTTCCACTGCGGTTCTTCCACTTCCTTCTCCAAAG CTTGCTTGTTTCAGGATTTCGCACCAGAAAACTCATCGGAGTTTCGTTTCCAGTTCAATGTTTGAGTTTATGCCGCGTAGAAATCTTAGAGTTTTGCCGCCGAGTTTGAGTAATCGTCAGAATAGCAATGCGTCGACTGATTTAGATGTTCCGTTTCCTCGCGATTATTCTGATCTTCTCAATCAG GCGAAAAAAGCAACTGAAGCTGCTTTAAGAGACAACAAACAGTTGATG GAGATCGAATTTCCAACTGCTGGTCTTGAATCAGTTCCAG GTGATGGCGAAGGAGGAATTGAAATGACTGAGAGTATGCAATTGATTCGCCAATTTTGCGATTGCTTCATAGATCCACTGAAAGCCACTCGCACCAGAGTA TTCTTTCCAGAGGCCAACGAAGTTAAATTTGCAAGAAACACGGCATTTGAAGGAGTTTCATTCAAGTTGGACTACCTCACAAAACCATCATTTTTTGAGGATTTTGGTTTTGTTGAGAAAGTGAAAATGGCTGACCGTGTGAAACCTGAAGATGAGCTTTTTCTGGTTGCATATCCATATTTCAATGTCAATG AAATGCTTGTGGTTGAAGAGCTTTACAAGGAAGCCGTCCAAAACACTACTCGAAAACTCATAATATTCAACGGAGAGCTCGACCGCATTAGATCCGGCT ACTATCCGCCATTTTTCTATCCAAAGCTGGCGGCTCTCATGAAGACTCTCTTCCCCAAGATGGAGACTGTATATTACATTCATAACTTCAAGGGCCAGAAAGGAGGAGTTCTTTTCAG AAGCTACCCAGGTCCTTGGAAAGTGCTTAGAAAAGTCAGAAACAAATTCGTCTGCGTACATCAGCAAGAAGAAATGCCTTCTCTCAAGGAAGTTGCTCTAAACATTCTTCCATCATCTTAA
- the LOC103490732 gene encoding uncharacterized protein LOC103490732 isoform X3 translates to MHFSNANFASSSTISTAVLPLPSPKLACFRISHQKTHRSFVSSSMFEFMPRRNLRVLPPSLSNRQNSNASTDLDVPFPRDYSDLLNQAKKATEAALRDNKQLMEIEFPTAGLESVPGDGEGGIEMTESMQLIRQFCDCFIDPLKATRTRVTVSCSKEKHIQFFPEANEVKFARNTAFEGVSFKLDYLTKPSFFEDFGFVEKVKMADRVKPEDELFLVAYPYFNVNEMLVVEELYKEAVQNTTRKLIIFNGELDRIRSGCILLSTFLLPNEEWVWDPRFKR, encoded by the exons ATGCATTTCTCCAACGCCAATTTTGCTTCTTCCTCTACCATTTCCACTGCGGTTCTTCCACTTCCTTCTCCAAAG CTTGCTTGTTTCAGGATTTCGCACCAGAAAACTCATCGGAGTTTCGTTTCCAGTTCAATGTTTGAGTTTATGCCGCGTAGAAATCTTAGAGTTTTGCCGCCGAGTTTGAGTAATCGTCAGAATAGCAATGCGTCGACTGATTTAGATGTTCCGTTTCCTCGCGATTATTCTGATCTTCTCAATCAG GCGAAAAAAGCAACTGAAGCTGCTTTAAGAGACAACAAACAGTTGATG GAGATCGAATTTCCAACTGCTGGTCTTGAATCAGTTCCAG GTGATGGCGAAGGAGGAATTGAAATGACTGAGAGTATGCAATTGATTCGCCAATTTTGCGATTGCTTCATAGATCCACTGAAAGCCACTCGCACCAGAGTA ACTGTTAGTTGTAGTAAAGAGAAACATATTCAGTTCTTTCCAGAGGCCAACGAAGTTAAATTTGCAAGAAACACGGCATTTGAAGGAGTTTCATTCAAGTTGGACTACCTCACAAAACCATCATTTTTTGAGGATTTTGGTTTTGTTGAGAAAGTGAAAATGGCTGACCGTGTGAAACCTGAAGATGAGCTTTTTCTGGTTGCATATCCATATTTCAATGTCAATG AAATGCTTGTGGTTGAAGAGCTTTACAAGGAAGCCGTCCAAAACACTACTCGAAAACTCATAATATTCAACGGAGAGCTCGACCGCATTAGATCCGGCTGTATCCTTTTATCAACTTTTCTATTACCCAATGAAGAGTGGGTTTGGGATCCTCGTTTTAAACG GTGA
- the LOC103490734 gene encoding uncharacterized protein LOC103490734 → MAAEQSPRPKQSEIQNLPPSKSTSGRSVSTPRSANGGGGGSRRETPDFHSTAAKLERAKEVYKAYEGHGERPTIVEIVGWCFYELCSFFVLTLLIPVVFPLIISQISGTPTAPPQGWFKSFMGFDCPLREMQLYQSLTEQTIKVSNAEFSPLIWTSISWAMGLVLAGPILAAASFHLDYGFNQHLITLAAVAAGALTCLPTGLFKTVKIFPLYIVLIVIAHSVAFTSHTRHLGLMLRGLTGPIVHKAKFSLRRIGSGQISSWSAAVGGVGASVISAFTYHMLRRDKQVQEGVDNHFLNLWIVTIFAGLKWLIGIFHVFLTNRSISISIPSNSELHILSIFKYPYAIATVISGGFLSSFATISIFTAVLLFLIGQICFKPVLILYLLLIYFLVPLISLPLLHQFQIRIKADASKMLILGFILSAATSATCFYFHAYTWRRHLVFVFAVLQGTAAAVLHAYGRALVLDCSPAGKESAISMWFSWMRSIGGCVGFTVAAVVPARLQVSSGVVFCCAVVGGVVLIFGNVTDYDGAVAAGHVRDDSEKGSPVIGLDSRSESKELESP, encoded by the exons ATGGCAGCTGAGCAAAGCCCGAGACCAAAGCAATCAGAAATCCAGAACTTACCTCCATCGAAGTCCACCAGCGGCCGGAGCGTGTCGACACCGAGGTCGGCGAATGGCGGTGGCGGAGGAAGCCGGAGGGAAACGCCGGATTTCCACAGCACGGCAGCAAAGCTGGAGAGGGCGAAGGAGGTGTATAAGGCGTATGAAGGGCATGGAGAAAGGCCGACGATTGTGGAAATTGTTGGATGGTGTTTCTATGAACTTTGCTCGTTTTTTGTTTTGACGTTGTTGATTCCGGTTGTGTTTCCGTTGATTATTAGTCAGATTAGTGGGACTCCGACGGCGCCGCCGCAGGGATGGTTTAAGAGCTTTATGGGCTTCGATTGCCCTTTAAGAGAAATGCAATT GTACCAAAGTCTAACAGAGCAAACAATAAAAGTATCCAACGCCGAATTCTCGCCATTAATATGGACCTCAATTTCATGGGCTATGGGTTTGGTTCTGGCCGGCCCAATCCTCGCCGCCGCTTCCTTCCACCTCGATTACGGGTTCAATCAACACCTCATCACTCTCGCTGCCGTCGCCGCCGGAGCCCTCACCTGTCTTCCGACAGGTCTCTTCAAAACGGTCAAGATTTTTCCTCTTTACATTGTTTTAATCGTCATTGCTCACTCTGTCGCCTTCACCTCTCACACGCGCCACCTCGGCCTCATGCTCCGTGGCCTCACCGGACCGATCGTCCACAAGGCCAAATTTTCCCTCAGAAGAATCGGATCCGGTCAGATTTCATCCTGGTCTGCCGCCGTCGGCGGTGTGGGTGCCTCCGTTATCTCCGCCTTCACTTACCACATGCTTCGACG TGACAAGCAAGTTCAAGAAGGAGTCGACAATCACTTCCTCAACCTATGGATCGTCACGATCTTCGCCGGCCTAAAATGGCTTATTGGAATTTTTCATGTCTTCCTCACAAATCGATCAATCTCTATATCAATTCCTTCCAACTCAGAGCTTCACattctttcaatttttaaatatcCTTACGCAATCGCCACCGTTATCTCCGGCGGATTCCTCTCTTCCTTCGCCACAATCTCAATCTTCACCGCCGTTTTACTCTTCTTGATCGGCCAAATCTGCTTCAAGCCAGTTTTAATCCTCTATCTATTGCTAATCTACTTCCTCGTCCCTCTAATTTCTCTCCCATTACTCCATCAATTTCAGATCCGAATCAAAGCCGACGCCTCAAAAATGCTGATTCTTGGGTTCATCCTCTCCGCCGCCACTTCCGCAACCTGTTTCTACTTCCACGCCTACACGTGGCGGCGGCACTTGGTGTTCGTCTTCGCCGTTCTTCAAGGCACGGCAGCAGCGGTACTGCATGCGTACGGAAGAGCTTTGGTGCTTGATTGTTCGCCAGCGGGGAAGGAAAGTGCGATTTCGATGTGGTTTTCATGGATGAGATCAATCGGCGGTTGCGTTGGATTTACGGTTGCGGCGGTAGTTCCGGCGAGGTTGCAGGTTTCTTCCGGTGTGGTGTTTTGTTGCGCCGTCGTCGGAGGAGTGGTATTGATTTTTGGTAATGTTACTGATTACGATGGCGCTGTGGCGGCGGGGCATGTGAGAGATGACAGTGAAAAGGGATCGCCGGTGATTGGATTGGATTCTCGGAGTGAAAGTAAAGAACTTGAGTCGCCGTGA
- the LOC103490732 gene encoding protein LPA3 isoform X1, whose product MHFSNANFASSSTISTAVLPLPSPKLACFRISHQKTHRSFVSSSMFEFMPRRNLRVLPPSLSNRQNSNASTDLDVPFPRDYSDLLNQAKKATEAALRDNKQLMEIEFPTAGLESVPGDGEGGIEMTESMQLIRQFCDCFIDPLKATRTRVTVSCSKEKHIQFFPEANEVKFARNTAFEGVSFKLDYLTKPSFFEDFGFVEKVKMADRVKPEDELFLVAYPYFNVNEMLVVEELYKEAVQNTTRKLIIFNGELDRIRSGYYPPFFYPKLAALMKTLFPKMETVYYIHNFKGQKGGVLFRSYPGPWKVLRKVRNKFVCVHQQEEMPSLKEVALNILPSS is encoded by the exons ATGCATTTCTCCAACGCCAATTTTGCTTCTTCCTCTACCATTTCCACTGCGGTTCTTCCACTTCCTTCTCCAAAG CTTGCTTGTTTCAGGATTTCGCACCAGAAAACTCATCGGAGTTTCGTTTCCAGTTCAATGTTTGAGTTTATGCCGCGTAGAAATCTTAGAGTTTTGCCGCCGAGTTTGAGTAATCGTCAGAATAGCAATGCGTCGACTGATTTAGATGTTCCGTTTCCTCGCGATTATTCTGATCTTCTCAATCAG GCGAAAAAAGCAACTGAAGCTGCTTTAAGAGACAACAAACAGTTGATG GAGATCGAATTTCCAACTGCTGGTCTTGAATCAGTTCCAG GTGATGGCGAAGGAGGAATTGAAATGACTGAGAGTATGCAATTGATTCGCCAATTTTGCGATTGCTTCATAGATCCACTGAAAGCCACTCGCACCAGAGTA ACTGTTAGTTGTAGTAAAGAGAAACATATTCAGTTCTTTCCAGAGGCCAACGAAGTTAAATTTGCAAGAAACACGGCATTTGAAGGAGTTTCATTCAAGTTGGACTACCTCACAAAACCATCATTTTTTGAGGATTTTGGTTTTGTTGAGAAAGTGAAAATGGCTGACCGTGTGAAACCTGAAGATGAGCTTTTTCTGGTTGCATATCCATATTTCAATGTCAATG AAATGCTTGTGGTTGAAGAGCTTTACAAGGAAGCCGTCCAAAACACTACTCGAAAACTCATAATATTCAACGGAGAGCTCGACCGCATTAGATCCGGCT ACTATCCGCCATTTTTCTATCCAAAGCTGGCGGCTCTCATGAAGACTCTCTTCCCCAAGATGGAGACTGTATATTACATTCATAACTTCAAGGGCCAGAAAGGAGGAGTTCTTTTCAG AAGCTACCCAGGTCCTTGGAAAGTGCTTAGAAAAGTCAGAAACAAATTCGTCTGCGTACATCAGCAAGAAGAAATGCCTTCTCTCAAGGAAGTTGCTCTAAACATTCTTCCATCATCTTAA
- the LOC103490733 gene encoding DNA (cytosine-5)-methyltransferase CMT2 gives MPSPLKSESKSELATSKVRSLQLVPHENNAVTDYTPVPLDISDPEISMAACLTRRSPRFSLSPPVGVSMQNVVRNSVKRARSGSSTDMHLGLLENETCQRRSPRLHPGLAGGNGEGSGKLPLEKCKLLLMDGGSLRRSPRFNVSEGENGEMEELSTRTTLKKKRKISDSGSSATEAAKLRSLRRSPRFDSINGDERKCGFNQGEKDTEQCLTYEAEKDVVKNVEGMYQKFVRRSPRFSSNHVANEIGCNISSSKKISSRKLKSPKKDSFDELTAHGTETNSSRKLDTEEFSFSKQEEINEAILSSLLRTSNLTGGFCLKIEDELSPCSLCRNHEEEPKLFSGNSRFIAEKHLRRSPRFSADSKCDCNVDYCSGFDMKIQKSLSRSPRPSLSSCGNEQSKSLDNQTSKFTHGTKTSETIHSSSELLESGTEHPLEKTRNSSGAGKKNNVSKMAYFFVGDPVPADEAQQRWKWRYEMKNQISKGQKVTESDDDEDMIVVNVDCHYTQANIGNTVFSLGDCVYIKGEGEKNHVGTIIEFFKTTDGDNYFRGQWFYRVEDTVIQKEGAFHDPRRLFYSTVMNDNPLDCIVSKVNIKRVKPRVGQKSNSASSYDFYYDMEYCVEYSTFRTLKDDESLKNVDTAASTNLDKAAPTNCIDTPHVTSTSNTLENIPKKAELQLLDLFSGCGGMSTGLCLGAKLSSVDLISRWAVDNHMSACESLRLNHPETHVRNETAEDFLDLLKEWEKLCRRCKANESEGSRQLRSMADNYLTSSDDDLMSSDDEDEFPTSEFEVSSLVDICYSDPTRTGKRGLMFLVRWKGYGPSEDTWEPIEGLSNCQEAIQDFVQRGLREKILPLPGDVDVICGGPPCQGISGYNRFRNIDCPMDDERNRQIVIFMDIVKFLKPKYVLMENVTDILRFNQASLGRYAVSRLVHMNYQARLGTIAAGCFGLPQFRLRVFLWGARPSEKLPQFPLPTHEVIVRYWPPPEFERNTVAYDEDQPRELEKAVVLQDALSDLPAVSNSESREKMPYEKPPETEFQRYIRSSKYEMTGCETDSNSTDLLYDHQPHSLGEDDHLRVCNIPKRKGANFRDLPGVIVGSDNVVRRDPANEALLPSGKLMVPDYAITFEQGKSKRPFGRLWWDETVPTVVTFPSCHSSVALHPEQDRVLTIREYARLQGFPDYYKFSGSVKERYRQVGNAVAVSVSRALGYSLGLSVRRMGGDEPLMVLPPKFSLSNYIQLQKPPDHNDTD, from the exons ATGCCGTCGCCATTAAAATCGGAATCGAAATCCGAATTAGCTACTTCGAAGGTCAGATCTCTGCAGCTTGTGCCGCACGAGAACAATGCAGTCACCGATTACACTCCGGTGCCGTTGGATATTTCTGACCCTGAGATTTCGATGGCGGCATGTTTGACGAGAAGGTCGCCGAGGTTTAGTCTTAGTCCGCCTGTGGGTGTTAGTATGCAGAATGTGGTTAGAAATAGCGTTAAAAGAGCTCGTTCTGGTTCTTCTACTGATATGCATCTTGGATTGTTAGAGAATGAGACTTGCCAGAGAAGGTCACCGAGGCTACATCCTGGATTGGCTGGTGGAAATGGAGAAGGAAGTGGTAAGCTACCTTTAGAGAAATGCAAATTGTTGTTAATGGATGGTGGTAGCTTGAGAAGGTCGCCACGGTTCAATGTGTCTGAGGGTGAAAATGGAGAGATGGAGGAGTTGTCTACAAGAACTAcgttgaagaagaagaggaagatcAGTGATTCAGGAAGTTCTGCAACGGAAGCTGCCAAGCTGAGATCCTTGAGACGGTCTCCTCGATTCGACTCAATTAATGGCGATGAGAGGAAATGCGGCTTCAATCAG GGTGAAAAGGATACTGAACAATGCTTGACCTATGA AGCGGAAAAAGACGTAGTTAAAAATGTGGAGGGCATGTATCAGAAGTTTGTTAGGAGATCTCCGAGATTTTCATCTAATCACGTAGCAAATGAAATTGGATGTAATATATCTTCATCGAAGAAGATTTCCTCAAGAAAGCTTAAATCTCCTAAGAAAGATAGCTTTGATGAATTGACAGCCCACGGTACTGAAACGAATTCATCAAGAAAATTAGACACAGAAGAATTTTCTTTCTCAAAGCAAGAAGAGATTAATGAAGCAATACTTTCTTCGTTGTTGAGAACTTCAAATCTCACCGGAGGATTTTGTCTCAAGATAGAAGACGAACTATCACCTTGCTCGTTGTGTAGAAATCACGAAGAAGAGCCTAAACTCTTCAGTGGAAACTCTCGTTTCATTGCCGAGAAGCATTTAAGAAGGTCTCCAAGGTTTTCCGCAGACTCTAAATGTGATTGCAATGTTGATTATTGTAGTGGGTTTGATATGAAAATTCAGAAGTCATTAAGTAGATCTCCAAGACCTTCATTATCTTCATGTGGAAATGAGCAATCCAAGTCCTTAGATAATCAAACGTCCAAGTTTACACATGGGACCAAAACTAGTGAAACCATACATTCTTCCTCTGAACTTCTAGAGTCAGGTACAGAGCATCCTCtggagaaaacaagaaattctTCTGGTGCTGGCAAGAAAAACAACGTAAGCAAAATGGCTTATTTCTTTGTTGGAGATCCAGTTCCTGCTGATGAGGCTCAACAGAGATGGAAATGGCGCTATGAAATGAAG AATCAAATTTCTAAGGGGCAGAAGGTGACAGAGAG tgatgatgatgaagatatGATTGTGGTTAATGTGGATTGCCATTATACTCAAGCTAATATTGGAAATACTGTTTTCagtcttggagattgtgtataCATCAAG GGTGAAGGAGAAAAAAATCACGTTGGAACGATTATAGAATTTTTCAAAACAACAGATGGGGATAATTATTTCAGAGGACAATGGTTTTATAGAGTAGAAGATACA GTTATACAGAAAGAGGGCGCTTTTCATGACCCAAGGCGTTTATTTTATTCAACGGTTATGAATGACAATCCATTAGACTGTATTGTTTCAAAAGTTAATATTAAACGAGTAAAACCCAGG GTAGGTCAGAAATCAAACTCTGCATCTTCATATGATTTCTATTATGACATGGAATACTGTGTAGAGTATTCGACTTTTCGTACGTTGAAAGATG ATGAATCCCTTAAGAACGTTGACACAGCAGCATCGACCAACCTTGACAAGGCAGCACCAACCAACTGCATTGATACTCCTCATGTAACATCCACATCGAACACTTTGGAGAATATTCCCAAGAAGGCTGAGTTACAATTATTAGATCTATTCTCTGGATGTGGGGGAATGTCAACTGGACTATGCCTTGGTGCAAAACTTTCTTCCGTTGATCTCATTTCG AGATGGGCAGTTGATAACCATATGTCTGCCTGTGAGAGCTTGAGACTGAATCATCCAGAAACACAT GTCAGAAATGAAACTGCTGAGGATTTTCTGGACTTATTAAAGGAGTGGGAAAAACTGTGTAGACGTTGTAAGGCAAATGAATCAGAGGGATCACGCCAATTGAGGTCAATGGCCGATAATTATTTAACGTCCTCCGATGATGATTTAATGTCCTccgatgatgaagatgaatttCCAACTTCTGAGTTTGAGGTCTCAAGCTTAGTTGACATTTGTTATAGTGATCCAACCAGAACAGGCAAACGTGGATTAATGTttctg GTGCGTTGGAAAGGCTATGGTCCAAGTGAAGATACATGGGAGCCAATCGAAGGTTTAAG CAACTGCCAAGAAGCAATTCAGGATTTCGTGCAAAGAGGTTTGAGAGAGAAGATTTTGCCACTCCCT GGGGATGTTGATGTGATTTGTGGAGGTCCTCCTTGCCAAGGGATCAGTGGCTATAATCGCTTTAGAAACATCGACTGTCCTATGGATGATGAACGGAATCGCCAGATAGTTATCTTCATGGATATAGTGAAGTTTTTAAAGCCTAAATATGTATTGATGGAAAATGTGACTGACATTTTGAGATTCAATCAAGCTTCTCTTGGACGATATGCAGTGAGTCGTTTGGTACATATGAATTACCAAGCAAGACTTGGAACAATAGCTGCTGGATGTTTTGGTCTCCCACAGTTTCGGTTGCGTGTTTTCCTTTGGGGTGCCCGTCCCAGTGAG AAACTGCCTCAATTTCCACTTCCAACGCATGAAGTAATTGTTAGATATTGGCCCCCACCTGAGTTTGAG CGAAATACGGTTGCTTATGATGAGGACCAGCCCCGTGAACTTGAGAAAGCTGTTGTTCTTCAAGACGCCCTCTCTGATCTCCCAGCT GTCTCGAATTCAGAGTCTCGGGAAAAAATGCCATATGAAAAGCCTCCTGAAACAGAATTCCAAAGATATATAAGATCGTCTAAATATG AGATGACAGGATGTGAAACAGACAGCAATAGTACAGATTTGCTTTATGACCATCAACCACACTCGCTAGGTGAAGACGACCACTTGCGAGTTTGCAACATTCCAAAGAGAAAG GGGGCAAATTTCAGGGATCTCCCTGGTGTTATTGTGGGGAGTGACAATGTTGTCCGAAGAGATCCAGCAAACGAAGCATTACTACCATCTGGAAAATTGATG GTACCAGACTATGCTATCACTTTTGAACAAGGAAAGTCTAAAAG ACCATTTGGCAGGCTGTGGTGGGATGAGACAGTGCCCACAGTAGTGACTTTCCCAAGTTGCCACAGCTCG GTAGCATTGCACCCAGAACAAGATCGAGTTCTCACCATAAGAGAATATGCAAGATTGCAAGGGTTCCCAGACTATTATAAATTCTCTGGGTCTGTCAAAGAGAG ATATCGTCAAGTTGGGAATGCAGTCGCGGTATCGGTGTCACGGGCATTGGGGTATTCCCTTGGATTGTCAGTGAGAAGAATGGGAGGTGATGAACCATTGATGGTTCTTCCTCCCAAGTTCTCTCTTTCTAACTACATTCAATTACAAAAGCCACCTGATCATAATGATACTGATTAG